From Carya illinoinensis cultivar Pawnee chromosome 5, C.illinoinensisPawnee_v1, whole genome shotgun sequence, one genomic window encodes:
- the LOC122309921 gene encoding pentatricopeptide repeat-containing protein At5g27270 isoform X1, with the protein MDSLKSSFLLSISPLLPSPQPPSTKPKITIHSSVTPDPWSLSDGNDPSKPKPRSKNPKNPLSDDNARRIIKAKAKYLSQLRKNQGPRVQTPKWIKRSPEQMVRYLQDDRNGRLYGSHVVAAIRHVRTLAERGEGGYDMRQVMASFVGKLSYREMCAVLKEQKGWRQARDFFAWMKLQLSYRPSVIVYTIVLRIYGQVGKIKLAEETFLEMLEAGCEPDEVACGTMLCTYARWGRHKAMLSFFSAVQERGITLSVSVFNFMMSSLQKKSLHGKVVEIWRQMVDKRVAPNSFTYTVVISSLVKQGFHEEAFRTFTEMKDVGFVPEEVTYSLLISLSTKSGSRDKALRLYEDMRSQRIVPSNYTCASLLTLYYKNQDYSKALSLFLEMERRKIVADEVIYGLLIRIYGKLGLYEDAQKTFEETERLGLLSDEKTYLTMAQVHLNSGHVEKALKVIELMKSKNIWFSRFAYIVLLQCYSMKEDLNSAEVTFEALSKTGLPDTGSCNDMLKLYVRLGMMEKAKHFVAQIRKDKVDFDEELYKTVMRVYCKEGMLREAEQLLEMLGTEKSFKDNQFFQTCFRTVFDNRVDEQLDEKDLAFDHLDTMALVLMLNLYVADVNSKKTEEILKLLLATAGGLSIVNQLINNFIREGDALKAETLTGQLIKLGCRLEAATIASLISLYAKQHKLKKAQEVFAAVLDSPTYEKIIYRSMIDAYAKCGKPEEVYSLYKQVAEKGHDLDAVAISIVVNALTRSGKHQEAENIIHKSFEGSLELDTVAYNTFIKAMLVAGKLHFASSIYDRMLSLGISPSIQTYNTMISVYGRGRKLDKAVEMFNAAQSMGLTLDEKAYMNLISYYGKAGKRHEASQLFNKMQEEGIKPGMVSYNIMSNVYATAGLYLEVVELFQAMQRDGCSPDSFTYLSLVRGYTKGLKYTEAEETIDSMQKRGIPPSCAHFNLLLSALAKAGLIVEAERVYKKLLTAGLYPDLACNQTMLRGYMDYGYVEEGIKFFERIFGSVEADRFIMSAAVLFYKSSGRDLKAEGVLNSMNSLGIPILNDLEVGLKLKTS; encoded by the exons ATGGACTCTCTGAAGTCCTCCTTCCTCCTCTCTATCAGCCCACTCCTTCCTTCTCCACAACCACCCTCAACAAAACCCAAAATCACCATCCACTCTTCTGTCACCCCGGACCCTTGGTCCCTCAGCGATGGCAACGACCCCAGCAAGCCCAAACCCAGGTCCAAGAATCCCAAGAATCCACTGTCAGACGACAACGCCCGCCGCATCATCAAGGCCAAGGCCAAGTACCTCAGCCAGTTGCGCAAGAATCAGGGCCCCCGAGTCCAGACGCCCAAATGGATCAAGCGAAGCCCGGAGCAGATGGTGCGATACCTCCAGGACGACAGGAACGGCCGCCTCTACGGAAGTCACGTGGTGGCGGCGATAAGGCACGTGAGGACACTGGCGGAGAGGGGTGAGGGTGGGTACGATATGAGGCAGGTCATGGCCTCGTTCGTGGGGAAGCTGAGTTACAGGGAAATGTGTGCAGTGTTGAAGGAACAGAAGGGGTGGAGGCAGGCCAGAGACTTTTTTGCTTGGATGAAACTTCAG TTAAGCTATCGCCCCAGTGTAATTGTCTACACAATTGTCCTGCGCATATATGGGCAAGTTGGAAAGATCAAGCTGGCTGAAGAGACCTTCTTGGAGATGCTTGAAGCAGGATGTGAGCCGGATGAAGTTGCTTGTGGTACCATGCTCTGTACGTATGCCAGATGGGGACGTCATAAGGCTATGTTGTCATTTTTTTCTGCTGTACAAGAAAGGGGAATTACACTCTCCGTTTCTGTTTTCAATTTTATGATGTCCTCCTTGCAGAAGAAATCACTACATGGAAAGGTCGTAGAAATTTGGAGGCAAATGGTGGATAAAAGGGTTGCGCCCAATAGTTTTACTTATACAGTTGTCATAAGCTCACTTGTTAAACAAGGTTTTCATGAGGAGGCTTTTAGGACTTTTACTGAGATGAAGGATGTTGGATTTGTCCCGGAGGAGGTTACTTATAGCCTACTTATTAGCTTGAGTACCAAAAGTGGTAGCCGTGATAAAGCACTGAGATTGTATGAGGATATGAGATCTCAGAGAATAGTTCCAAGTAACTACACTTGTGCTTCACTTCTGACTTTGTATTACAAAAATCAGGATTATTCTAAAGcactttctctttttttggaaatggaaagaagaaaaattgtaGCTGATGAAGTAATCTATGGTTTGCTCATAAGAATATATGGAAAACTTGGTCTTTATGAAGATGCTCAAAAGACTTTTGAAGAGACTGAGCGGCTGGGCTTACTAAGTGATGAGAAAACATATTTAACGATGGCACAAGTCCATCTCAATTCAGGACATGTTGAGAAAGCCCTGAAAGTTATTGAGCTAATGAAGTCAAAAAACATTTGGTTCTCAAGGTTTGCATATATTGTCTTGTTGCAATGTTATTCTATGAAGGAAGATTTGAACTCTGCTGAAGTCACATTTGAGGCTCTATCCAAGACTGGACTTCCTGATACTGGCTCTTGTAATGATATGCTCAAGTTGTACGTGAGACTAGGCATGATGGAAAAGGCCAAGCATTTTGTTGCTCAGATAAGGAAAGATAAAGTAGATTTTGATGAAGAACTTTACAAGACAGTTATGAGAGTATATTGCAAAGAGGGAATGCTAAGAGAGGCTGAACAGCTGTTAGAGATGTTGGGTACTGAGAAATCGTTCAAGGATAATCAGTTTTTCCAAACATGTTTTAGGACTGTGTTTGACAACAGGGTAGATGAGCAACTTGATGAAAAAGATTTGGCCTTTGACCATCTTGACACCATGGCCCTTGTGCTGATGCTGAATTTGTACGTGGCAGATGTCAATTCCAAGAAAACAGAAGAAATACTGAAGTTGTTGCTTGCAACTGCTGGTGGCTTGTCAATTGTGAACCAGCTTATTAACAATTTCATTAGAGAAG GTGATGCTCTGAAAGCAGAAACTCTTACAGGTCAATTGATCAAGCTAGGCTGTAGACTGGAGGCTGCCACAATTGCTTCTTTGATTAGTTTATATGCAAAGCAACACAAGTTGAAAAAAGCCCAGGAAGTCTTTGCAGCTGTTCTAGATTCCCCTACttatgagaaaataatatataggtCAATGATTGATGCATATGCCAAATGTGGCAAACCAGAGGAGGTGTACTCGCTTTACAAACAAGTAGCTGAGAAAGGGCATGATCTGGATGCTGTTGCCATAAGCATTGTTGTGAACGCTTTGACGAGGAGTG GCAAACACCAAGAGGCAGAAAATATCATCCATAAGAGTTTTGAAGGCAGCTTAGAGCTTGATACTGTGGCGTACAATACTTTTATCAAGGCCATGCTCGTAGCAG GTAAGTTACATTTTGCTTCCAGCATCTATGATCGCATGCTCTCCTTGGGAATTTCTCCATCAATTCAGACATACAACACCATGATCAG TGTGTATGGCCGGGGTCGGAAGTTGGACAAGGCTGTAGAGATGTTCAATGCCGCTCAGAGCATGGGTTTGACTCTGGATGAGAAGGCATACATGAATTTGATCAGCTATTATGGGAAGGCTG GTAAGAGGCATGAAGCTTCCCAGTTATTCAACAAAATGCAGGAAGAAGGGATAAAACCTGGGATG GTAAGCTACAATATTATGAGCAATGTTTATGCTACTGCAGGACTTTATCTTGAAGTAGTTGAACTTTTTCAAGCCATGCAGAGAGATGGTTGCTCACCCGACTCCTTTACCTACCTTTCCCTTGTTCGGGGTTACACTAAGGGTTTGAAATACACAGAAGCCGAGGAAACTATTGATTCTATGCAGAAAAGAGGCATTCCCCCTTCTTGTGCACATTTTAACCTCTTGCTCTCTGCTCTTGCAAAAGCAGGCCTGATCGTGGAAGCTGAAAGGGTTTACAAAAAGCTTCTCACAGCTGGTTTATATCCTGACCTTGCATGCAATCAGACCATGCTCAGAGGTTACATGGACTATGGATATGTGGAAGAAGGCATCAAGTTTTTTGAACGCATATTTGGGTCTGTGGAAGCTGACAGGTTTATTATGAGTGCAGCTGTGCTCTTTTACAAGTCTTCAGGAAGAGATCTCAAAGCTGAAGGTGTATTAAATTCCATGAACAGTTTAGGAATCCCGATCCTTAATGACCTTGAAGTTGGATTAAAACTGAAAACCTCCTAA
- the LOC122309921 gene encoding pentatricopeptide repeat-containing protein At5g27270 isoform X3 encodes MLEAGCEPDEVACGTMLCTYARWGRHKAMLSFFSAVQERGITLSVSVFNFMMSSLQKKSLHGKVVEIWRQMVDKRVAPNSFTYTVVISSLVKQGFHEEAFRTFTEMKDVGFVPEEVTYSLLISLSTKSGSRDKALRLYEDMRSQRIVPSNYTCASLLTLYYKNQDYSKALSLFLEMERRKIVADEVIYGLLIRIYGKLGLYEDAQKTFEETERLGLLSDEKTYLTMAQVHLNSGHVEKALKVIELMKSKNIWFSRFAYIVLLQCYSMKEDLNSAEVTFEALSKTGLPDTGSCNDMLKLYVRLGMMEKAKHFVAQIRKDKVDFDEELYKTVMRVYCKEGMLREAEQLLEMLGTEKSFKDNQFFQTCFRTVFDNRVDEQLDEKDLAFDHLDTMALVLMLNLYVADVNSKKTEEILKLLLATAGGLSIVNQLINNFIREGDALKAETLTGQLIKLGCRLEAATIASLISLYAKQHKLKKAQEVFAAVLDSPTYEKIIYRSMIDAYAKCGKPEEVYSLYKQVAEKGHDLDAVAISIVVNALTRSGKHQEAENIIHKSFEGSLELDTVAYNTFIKAMLVAGKLHFASSIYDRMLSLGISPSIQTYNTMISVYGRGRKLDKAVEMFNAAQSMGLTLDEKAYMNLISYYGKAGKRHEASQLFNKMQEEGIKPGMVSYNIMSNVYATAGLYLEVVELFQAMQRDGCSPDSFTYLSLVRGYTKGLKYTEAEETIDSMQKRGIPPSCAHFNLLLSALAKAGLIVEAERVYKKLLTAGLYPDLACNQTMLRGYMDYGYVEEGIKFFERIFGSVEADRFIMSAAVLFYKSSGRDLKAEGVLNSMNSLGIPILNDLEVGLKLKTS; translated from the exons ATGCTTGAAGCAGGATGTGAGCCGGATGAAGTTGCTTGTGGTACCATGCTCTGTACGTATGCCAGATGGGGACGTCATAAGGCTATGTTGTCATTTTTTTCTGCTGTACAAGAAAGGGGAATTACACTCTCCGTTTCTGTTTTCAATTTTATGATGTCCTCCTTGCAGAAGAAATCACTACATGGAAAGGTCGTAGAAATTTGGAGGCAAATGGTGGATAAAAGGGTTGCGCCCAATAGTTTTACTTATACAGTTGTCATAAGCTCACTTGTTAAACAAGGTTTTCATGAGGAGGCTTTTAGGACTTTTACTGAGATGAAGGATGTTGGATTTGTCCCGGAGGAGGTTACTTATAGCCTACTTATTAGCTTGAGTACCAAAAGTGGTAGCCGTGATAAAGCACTGAGATTGTATGAGGATATGAGATCTCAGAGAATAGTTCCAAGTAACTACACTTGTGCTTCACTTCTGACTTTGTATTACAAAAATCAGGATTATTCTAAAGcactttctctttttttggaaatggaaagaagaaaaattgtaGCTGATGAAGTAATCTATGGTTTGCTCATAAGAATATATGGAAAACTTGGTCTTTATGAAGATGCTCAAAAGACTTTTGAAGAGACTGAGCGGCTGGGCTTACTAAGTGATGAGAAAACATATTTAACGATGGCACAAGTCCATCTCAATTCAGGACATGTTGAGAAAGCCCTGAAAGTTATTGAGCTAATGAAGTCAAAAAACATTTGGTTCTCAAGGTTTGCATATATTGTCTTGTTGCAATGTTATTCTATGAAGGAAGATTTGAACTCTGCTGAAGTCACATTTGAGGCTCTATCCAAGACTGGACTTCCTGATACTGGCTCTTGTAATGATATGCTCAAGTTGTACGTGAGACTAGGCATGATGGAAAAGGCCAAGCATTTTGTTGCTCAGATAAGGAAAGATAAAGTAGATTTTGATGAAGAACTTTACAAGACAGTTATGAGAGTATATTGCAAAGAGGGAATGCTAAGAGAGGCTGAACAGCTGTTAGAGATGTTGGGTACTGAGAAATCGTTCAAGGATAATCAGTTTTTCCAAACATGTTTTAGGACTGTGTTTGACAACAGGGTAGATGAGCAACTTGATGAAAAAGATTTGGCCTTTGACCATCTTGACACCATGGCCCTTGTGCTGATGCTGAATTTGTACGTGGCAGATGTCAATTCCAAGAAAACAGAAGAAATACTGAAGTTGTTGCTTGCAACTGCTGGTGGCTTGTCAATTGTGAACCAGCTTATTAACAATTTCATTAGAGAAG GTGATGCTCTGAAAGCAGAAACTCTTACAGGTCAATTGATCAAGCTAGGCTGTAGACTGGAGGCTGCCACAATTGCTTCTTTGATTAGTTTATATGCAAAGCAACACAAGTTGAAAAAAGCCCAGGAAGTCTTTGCAGCTGTTCTAGATTCCCCTACttatgagaaaataatatataggtCAATGATTGATGCATATGCCAAATGTGGCAAACCAGAGGAGGTGTACTCGCTTTACAAACAAGTAGCTGAGAAAGGGCATGATCTGGATGCTGTTGCCATAAGCATTGTTGTGAACGCTTTGACGAGGAGTG GCAAACACCAAGAGGCAGAAAATATCATCCATAAGAGTTTTGAAGGCAGCTTAGAGCTTGATACTGTGGCGTACAATACTTTTATCAAGGCCATGCTCGTAGCAG GTAAGTTACATTTTGCTTCCAGCATCTATGATCGCATGCTCTCCTTGGGAATTTCTCCATCAATTCAGACATACAACACCATGATCAG TGTGTATGGCCGGGGTCGGAAGTTGGACAAGGCTGTAGAGATGTTCAATGCCGCTCAGAGCATGGGTTTGACTCTGGATGAGAAGGCATACATGAATTTGATCAGCTATTATGGGAAGGCTG GTAAGAGGCATGAAGCTTCCCAGTTATTCAACAAAATGCAGGAAGAAGGGATAAAACCTGGGATG GTAAGCTACAATATTATGAGCAATGTTTATGCTACTGCAGGACTTTATCTTGAAGTAGTTGAACTTTTTCAAGCCATGCAGAGAGATGGTTGCTCACCCGACTCCTTTACCTACCTTTCCCTTGTTCGGGGTTACACTAAGGGTTTGAAATACACAGAAGCCGAGGAAACTATTGATTCTATGCAGAAAAGAGGCATTCCCCCTTCTTGTGCACATTTTAACCTCTTGCTCTCTGCTCTTGCAAAAGCAGGCCTGATCGTGGAAGCTGAAAGGGTTTACAAAAAGCTTCTCACAGCTGGTTTATATCCTGACCTTGCATGCAATCAGACCATGCTCAGAGGTTACATGGACTATGGATATGTGGAAGAAGGCATCAAGTTTTTTGAACGCATATTTGGGTCTGTGGAAGCTGACAGGTTTATTATGAGTGCAGCTGTGCTCTTTTACAAGTCTTCAGGAAGAGATCTCAAAGCTGAAGGTGTATTAAATTCCATGAACAGTTTAGGAATCCCGATCCTTAATGACCTTGAAGTTGGATTAAAACTGAAAACCTCCTAA
- the LOC122309921 gene encoding pentatricopeptide repeat-containing protein At5g27270 isoform X2, with protein MDSLKSSFLLSISPLLPSPQPPSTKPKITIHSSVTPDPWSLSDGNDPSKPKPRSKNPKNPLSDDNARRIIKAKAKYLSQLRKNQGPRVQTPKWIKRSPEQMVRYLQDDRNGRLYGSHVVAAIRHVRTLAERGEGGYDMRQVMASFVGKLSYREMCAVLKEQKGWRQARDFFAWMKLQLSYRPSVIVYTIVLRIYGQVGKIKLAEETFLEMLEAGCEPDEVACGTMLCTYARWGRHKAMLSFFSAVQERGITLSVSVFNFMMSSLQKKSLHGKVVEIWRQMVDKRVAPNSFTYTVVISSLVKQGFHEEAFRTFTEMKDVGFVPEEVTYSLLISLSTKSGSRDKALRLYEDMRSQRIVPSNYTCASLLTLYYKNQDYSKALSLFLEMERRKIVADEVIYGLLIRIYGKLGLYEDAQKTFEETERLGLLSDEKTYLTMAQVHLNSGHVEKALKVIELMKSKNIWFSRFAYIVLLQCYSMKEDLNSAEVTFEALSKTGLPDTGSCNDMLKLYVRLGMMEKAKHFVAQIRKDKVDFDEELYKTVMRVYCKEGMLREAEQLLEMLGTEKSFKDNQFFQTCFRTVFDNRVDEQLDEKDLAFDHLDTMALVLMLNLYVADVNSKKTEEILKLLLATAGGLSIVNQLINNFIREGDALKAETLTGQLIKLGCRLEAATIASLISLYAKQHKLKKAQEVFAAVLDSPTYEKIIYRSMIDAYAKCGKPEEVYSLYKQVAEKGHDLDAVAISIVVNALTRSGKHQEAENIIHKSFEGSLELDTVAYNTFIKAMLVAGKLHFASSIYDRMLSLGISPSIQTYNTMISVYGRGRKLDKAVEMFNAAQSMGLTLDEKAYMNLISYYGKAGKRHEASQLFNKMQEEGIKPGMDFILK; from the exons ATGGACTCTCTGAAGTCCTCCTTCCTCCTCTCTATCAGCCCACTCCTTCCTTCTCCACAACCACCCTCAACAAAACCCAAAATCACCATCCACTCTTCTGTCACCCCGGACCCTTGGTCCCTCAGCGATGGCAACGACCCCAGCAAGCCCAAACCCAGGTCCAAGAATCCCAAGAATCCACTGTCAGACGACAACGCCCGCCGCATCATCAAGGCCAAGGCCAAGTACCTCAGCCAGTTGCGCAAGAATCAGGGCCCCCGAGTCCAGACGCCCAAATGGATCAAGCGAAGCCCGGAGCAGATGGTGCGATACCTCCAGGACGACAGGAACGGCCGCCTCTACGGAAGTCACGTGGTGGCGGCGATAAGGCACGTGAGGACACTGGCGGAGAGGGGTGAGGGTGGGTACGATATGAGGCAGGTCATGGCCTCGTTCGTGGGGAAGCTGAGTTACAGGGAAATGTGTGCAGTGTTGAAGGAACAGAAGGGGTGGAGGCAGGCCAGAGACTTTTTTGCTTGGATGAAACTTCAG TTAAGCTATCGCCCCAGTGTAATTGTCTACACAATTGTCCTGCGCATATATGGGCAAGTTGGAAAGATCAAGCTGGCTGAAGAGACCTTCTTGGAGATGCTTGAAGCAGGATGTGAGCCGGATGAAGTTGCTTGTGGTACCATGCTCTGTACGTATGCCAGATGGGGACGTCATAAGGCTATGTTGTCATTTTTTTCTGCTGTACAAGAAAGGGGAATTACACTCTCCGTTTCTGTTTTCAATTTTATGATGTCCTCCTTGCAGAAGAAATCACTACATGGAAAGGTCGTAGAAATTTGGAGGCAAATGGTGGATAAAAGGGTTGCGCCCAATAGTTTTACTTATACAGTTGTCATAAGCTCACTTGTTAAACAAGGTTTTCATGAGGAGGCTTTTAGGACTTTTACTGAGATGAAGGATGTTGGATTTGTCCCGGAGGAGGTTACTTATAGCCTACTTATTAGCTTGAGTACCAAAAGTGGTAGCCGTGATAAAGCACTGAGATTGTATGAGGATATGAGATCTCAGAGAATAGTTCCAAGTAACTACACTTGTGCTTCACTTCTGACTTTGTATTACAAAAATCAGGATTATTCTAAAGcactttctctttttttggaaatggaaagaagaaaaattgtaGCTGATGAAGTAATCTATGGTTTGCTCATAAGAATATATGGAAAACTTGGTCTTTATGAAGATGCTCAAAAGACTTTTGAAGAGACTGAGCGGCTGGGCTTACTAAGTGATGAGAAAACATATTTAACGATGGCACAAGTCCATCTCAATTCAGGACATGTTGAGAAAGCCCTGAAAGTTATTGAGCTAATGAAGTCAAAAAACATTTGGTTCTCAAGGTTTGCATATATTGTCTTGTTGCAATGTTATTCTATGAAGGAAGATTTGAACTCTGCTGAAGTCACATTTGAGGCTCTATCCAAGACTGGACTTCCTGATACTGGCTCTTGTAATGATATGCTCAAGTTGTACGTGAGACTAGGCATGATGGAAAAGGCCAAGCATTTTGTTGCTCAGATAAGGAAAGATAAAGTAGATTTTGATGAAGAACTTTACAAGACAGTTATGAGAGTATATTGCAAAGAGGGAATGCTAAGAGAGGCTGAACAGCTGTTAGAGATGTTGGGTACTGAGAAATCGTTCAAGGATAATCAGTTTTTCCAAACATGTTTTAGGACTGTGTTTGACAACAGGGTAGATGAGCAACTTGATGAAAAAGATTTGGCCTTTGACCATCTTGACACCATGGCCCTTGTGCTGATGCTGAATTTGTACGTGGCAGATGTCAATTCCAAGAAAACAGAAGAAATACTGAAGTTGTTGCTTGCAACTGCTGGTGGCTTGTCAATTGTGAACCAGCTTATTAACAATTTCATTAGAGAAG GTGATGCTCTGAAAGCAGAAACTCTTACAGGTCAATTGATCAAGCTAGGCTGTAGACTGGAGGCTGCCACAATTGCTTCTTTGATTAGTTTATATGCAAAGCAACACAAGTTGAAAAAAGCCCAGGAAGTCTTTGCAGCTGTTCTAGATTCCCCTACttatgagaaaataatatataggtCAATGATTGATGCATATGCCAAATGTGGCAAACCAGAGGAGGTGTACTCGCTTTACAAACAAGTAGCTGAGAAAGGGCATGATCTGGATGCTGTTGCCATAAGCATTGTTGTGAACGCTTTGACGAGGAGTG GCAAACACCAAGAGGCAGAAAATATCATCCATAAGAGTTTTGAAGGCAGCTTAGAGCTTGATACTGTGGCGTACAATACTTTTATCAAGGCCATGCTCGTAGCAG GTAAGTTACATTTTGCTTCCAGCATCTATGATCGCATGCTCTCCTTGGGAATTTCTCCATCAATTCAGACATACAACACCATGATCAG TGTGTATGGCCGGGGTCGGAAGTTGGACAAGGCTGTAGAGATGTTCAATGCCGCTCAGAGCATGGGTTTGACTCTGGATGAGAAGGCATACATGAATTTGATCAGCTATTATGGGAAGGCTG GTAAGAGGCATGAAGCTTCCCAGTTATTCAACAAAATGCAGGAAGAAGGGATAAAACCTGGGATG GACTTTATCTTGAAGTAG